GAGCACGGCTATCCATTCGAGCATCCCAGGCAGCGCGGGGATGCTGTTCTCTTCCAGTCCCGCAGCCGCTGCTCCCCAtcttcctcctcgtcctcctcctcgtcctcctcctcctcttcgtccAGCAGAACCTGCTGCCGCTGCGGTGCCCAGTACCCCGTGTCGTCCTCCGGGCACTGCCTGAGCACCGAGCCGTGCGTGTACCACTGGGGCAAGCTCTTCACGCACGCCGTGCTGGGCGGCTGGAAGAAGCAGTACACGTGCTGCTCGGCGCCCGTCGGGGTCAGCGGCTGTCAGGTGGCCAGGCAGCACGTGCAGGACGGCAGGAAGGACGACCTCCGGGGCTTCGTGGCCACCTCGGGCCGCCGCAGCCGGGAGCCGCGCGAGCTGGCGCACGCGGGCATCTACGCGCTGGACTGCGAGATGTCCTACACCACGGTGGGCCTGGAGCTGACCCGCGTGACCGTGGTGGACACCGAGCTGCGCGTGCTCTACGACACCTTCGTCAGGCCCGACAACGACATCGTGGACTACAACACCAAGTTCTCCGGCGTGACCGAGGCCGACCTGGCCCTCACCGAGACCCGGCTGCGGGACGTGCAGGCGGCCCTGCTGAGCCTGTTCAGCGCCGACACCATCCTCATCGGACACAGCCTGGAGAGCGACCTGCTGGCCTTGAAGCTCATCCACCGCCGCGTGGTGGACACCGCCGTGCTCTTCCCGCACCGCCGCGGGCTGCCCTACAAGCGCTCCCTGCGCAGCCTCATCTCCCAGTTCCTCGGGCAGGAGATCCAGGCCAGCGGGGCCGGGCACGACCCCAGCGAGGATGCTGGAGCGTGCATGCGGCTGGTGATGTGGAAGATTCTGGAGGACAGCAAGAGTGGAGGCCCTGGGGACTGCAGCCCCCCGTCGCCTGCCCTTCCCCGAGAACCTTCGGGCTGACAGTTCTGTGTGGTCTCCTGCATCAGGCCTCTCCAGAGCTCTGAGACAAAGCTAATTGATAAAATgcagcaacaacaaacaaaacaccatCCATGCCCACGTCCAAGTCCAGTCACTGAGGCACAGGAAGTCGAGAGAAACGGGAAAACACCGAGACACAAAGAAACCAaagcctccctcccaccctcctggGCCTCCGCCTTTGCTGGGGGCTGTTGCAGGCAACCAATTACTAAACCAGAGGAGCCTGTTCTTGAACTCCTAGCCAGCAAGCTTCTCACCAGCGTCTGGAAGCAAGGTACTCTGTGACTCTGCCCCACTGACAGACACTACATGAGTTCTTCTTCCACTTTCATGGGGGGGTAGCATGGTGGAGGGGGCAGAAAAGGGTTGGTTGTTGCTATCCTCTtatgtattttcattgtttttttttttttgttgttgttcgcaCGTGTTCCACAGTTAGTTGTCCCCTCCCTGGTGGGGAGCAAGTCTCAACCCAGTGTTGCTTTGCCTGTTGGGGGTGGGGAAAAGTTTATTGTATACAACATGGACTCATTTCTGTCACACCCCACTAAATTGGGATAGAAAGATACATTATTTCTTCCTGCTCCAGAACTGTATCTCAGAGCTGATCTAGAAAAAAGACTGGTTTCGCTCAGCAACTCATGCTGAAACTGCCTTAAGACCAACTTCGGTTGGGTAACTGCCATCACCCCCAGTGCGCCagttcctgagccttgaaaatgacaatgaaatgtgCTGAAAATAGCATGTTAAGGCATATTTTCAAGTATTATTGATAATTTCTTAATTTACATATTGATTTTTGGAGTAGGAAGTAGTTTGACAATTTTGTTTCTGTGAACTTTCTTTTATCATCTTCCAAATAAATTGCATTTAACAGTGAAAAATGCAAaaatttttgattacttttaagaATTTCGTTGAAAAATTGATTAGCATAATCTGTTATTTTCACTAAGAAAGAACAAGCTCAATACTTTTTATCTTTGCCTCTTTTTAATTCCTGAAAATTGAATGGATTTCTGTTAATATTTTCCACTAATAAAATTATTCAAGTTGTATAGAAATACATTCTTTGGTATTATATTTGCACTATCTTTTATGCCCTGAAAATTCGCAGGGTAATGCAAGCTGCTACGTTtcagaatatttaagaaaataaataattgtttttaatacCAGACTTTTAAATTGCATGAAGGTTTTTGGTAAGCACTAAATTTTAGTATTTAGAAGCTctttgttaaaatataaaatgcaaacaTTTAACACCTAATCTAAGACAGGCACGGAAGGTGGATGTAATTAactgggtctcagggtggcctctgactcGTAGTgaccctcccacttctgcctgagggattaaaggtgtgcaccacaatgccaggcttgttttgtattatttttgagacagggtctctactgtgtagctgagactggccttCGACTTGCTTTGCTTTTGattctgctgcctcagcctcagagtggggttataggtgtgcatgCCATGCCTGGATAATTTAATATTTGACAAGATACTTTTTCAAAAGTAAATCCTAAGTGACTAAAACCCAAACCAAATAAACTTGTCTAAATCTTGTTATAATACAATGGCTAGCATTTTCTTGTTCTTTGGGCCAGTGTACATTTGTTATGGGTTGcaattttctatttatattttattctcaataaaaagttttgttACTAAAGATTTGTGTCTATGTGTTTGTCTAAATTTGATAGGATGAAGGTGGGTTGCAAGCCAGACTCAAGTAAGGAACTTAGGGGACTAGGACGGAAGATTCCATCCCAGAGTGAGCCTCTTGGAATATAAGAGGGACTGAGATTGCCATATATTGGGCGATAGAGGGACTGGGCTGTTGGCTTCTAGAATTTGCTTCCCAAAGCCCACTTGGACTTCAGCGACTTTGGATAAGCTAACCCCTTACCAGACATGCTTTCACTTCTGAGGAACCCCTTGGCATTCCCTAAACACTGCCTGGAAAGGCTGTTTCCTACTTTCTCCTAATTTAGGGTAGGGGAAGGACAGAAatgttgtttgcttatttgttttaacTATGAAAGATTTATattaagagagaagaaaaattggAGGAGAAAAACTCTTAAGCTAAGAGGAGTTTCCTGCTCCCAGCTGGTAGCGGTCCTGAGGGGGGAAAAGCTTAGGGAAGTCTAAGTGACAACTTAGACCAGGTCtttttataaattgagcatcCAACATAGTCTCAGTGTCTTATATACCCCAAGGTGGCCTCCAGTACACTAGTTGAAGATGAtcttgaatctttttttaaaaaaaaatatttttttattcattcatttatttttgagagggagggaaaatgggcacaccagggcctctagccactgcacatgaacatgcatcaccttgtgcatctggcttacgtaggtactggggaatcgaatctggatcctttggcttctcaggcaagtgtcttaacctctaaaccatctctccagcccacaatccaCCTCCTAAGTACCAGGATTATAGATAGGAACTATCACACCCAATTTATGAGGTactagaaatcaaacccagggctttgagcaAACTAGGCAAGTACATTGTCAGCTGAGCTGCTGCACGTTGTAGCCCTAGCCGGAATTCCTCCCTCCTTCTGGTTGAAAGTCACTTCCAGGGAGAGAAAATAAGATTGTGTTGggctgtaacttttttttttgggggggggggagtctttAGTTTATTATTGAAAATTTGGATCAGGCCTagcaagaaaaataatttgttttctttatcaaGTCTTGTATGTATGGCTCAGTGTTATAGTACTTGACAAACATTTGCAAAGCTGTGGTTTGTGCCTAACAGTGTACAAAATCAAATATagcaaaaaatgttaaaacttcATGGAGTACTGTAGTTCTTTTTATGATTTCCTAATAATTACACACATGGAAccattaaataatgaaaaaaaattttaataataaagctGTCAATTTGTGTGGGGAAGGTGAGTTACTAAATGAAGATTTAAATTATAAAGGAGCCAAGTATGTCGAGAGTCAGTGCTTGCTTTCACTACAGCATAGTAGAGAAAGGCAGGTTAAAGAGCAGAAGATACTATTGCTGAATTGCTTATTTAAGAacttaagtagggctggagagatggcttagcggttaagcgcttgcctgtgaagcctaaggaccccggttcgaggctcagttccccaggtcccacgttagccagatgtacaagggggcgcacgcgtctggagttcgtttgcagaggctggaagccctggcgcgcccattctctctctctccctctatctgtctttctctctgtgtctgttgctctcaaataaataaataaaaaattaaaaagaaatagaacttaAGTAGATATGCACTGAACTTTGTAGGCAATTCGTAATTTGTCATAACATTTTCCTGATCATGTAGCCAATACATTGTATAACTTTTGGGTTTTGGTGAAGACCAACGTTGCCTTCTTAGGTAAAAGCGTAGGTAATTTTATACAGCAACCATCATCCTGACTCCCCCGAGAAACTGTTGACTATGAAGATGGACACAGTGACAAGTTAAAAAATAGATTCAGTAGATTCAGCAAATAAACATGAACGGTTACCTAAATTTACCTTAAGAAACTAGGGTGACTGTAATCATGTACTACATTTCAAATCTGAATACACATGAAATTGCTGTCAAAATTGCCTTGGTATTTCACCTCTGGGTAATTATAAATTTCATGTTAAAGGAGTAGATGTATTTAGTTGGAAATAATTTTATCTCCTACAATTAGAACAAATTAAGCCAAATTGGCCCTTTCCCAGAGAAATTGAACTCAGTGATAGGGATTTTCCCAGTAGATTCTTTGGAAGTAGACGATGATACTACGTGCATAGTATctgacatgtctgggcatgtcaGGTTTTTTTGACCTCAGGCTGGGCCTTGGCATCTAGGAAGTAGTTCAGGAATCAAGTGATGTGTGTCGTTTTGTGCAGGGGAAACAGTGGTAGCTGGTCTCTTCTTTACTTATAGTCCTAACAGTGATGACATCTAGATCCTGTTACTCACtttgttatataatatattttgttggTATTTGGTAACCGAACTGTAGTCAAATAATGGGATCTGGTAGGATGATTTTGAGGAATGGGAAACATGAAtacttttattaaattatatcaTAAAATATTGATCATTTGTTAATGTCTTCCTAACCCATCCCTCTGGGTAGGGCACACCTATTGTCTACAAGAAACTGTCCTTGATGCCCTTATTGGACTCTGGGCCATGTACATTTTCATTAAACAATGTGGGTTCTTAACTTATTTCTGAGTTCATTTAAAAGTAGACTGGAGGGGCGGCGacatcagtggttaaaggcatttttgcttgcaaagtctgcctgagttcagttctgtAGCCACCCATGTAGTGCAAGATGAATATTAATTTGTGGTGGTAAGAGacctggcatgcacacatgcacatgcccatgtacataagtatgtaatttttttttttttgtaaaaatacatAGACTGAAAAAAGTTGAAAAGGAAAGTATATCTTGACGAAAGTTGATGAACTATAATAATGCAACCAACTTGGTGTCACAGAAACTCACAACTGCAGACTGTCTAAGGTTATTTGGACTTTTAATGTTACTTgtcagtctttttctttctttcttttttttttttttttcgaggtagggtctcactctggcccaggatgacttggaattcactatggagtctcagggtggccttgaactcttggcaatcctacctttgcctcccaagtgctgggattaaaggcgtgcgccaccacgcccagcttagccTTTTTCTTTATCCATGAGTGTGTTATTCTTTTTTTGCATTCCTCATAACAGCTGTTGTAGAATTCCTTTGCTTTCCCCTTACAGTCTTATCATATCTCCCAAACCCAGAGCAGAGCAGATGAGCCCTGCTCCTCTCTGCATGGGAGCAAGTTAACCCCTATCCTCAGAAATCTCTGATGCCACTCCTTCCCTATAACCTCATCTTCCTGTatcatggggggtgggggtgtttCATGTTTCTTATGACTGAATCATCTCTGttctattagttttttttttttttttttttttttttttttcctgaggcagggtctaggCTTaactggaacttattctgtagcctgaagatggactcaaactcacagtaatcctcctacatgagccacctgagtgctgggattaaaggcatgcaccaccatgcccaactttctgTCTGTATTTTTCACCCATTCCATCCAGTTCAATCCGTTATCTCTGTTGTCTATGTTAACATCTCTGCCTCATTATACTCCTTCTATTTACTCATCCTTctactcttcttttctttttcttctcctcctttcttctcctctaaTTCCTCCTGCTTTTCTTCTGCCTCCTGCCCCCTGTCACATCAGACAGTCTCActatactggcctcaaactccattaCGTATTTCAAGCAAGCTACattaatctttctgcctccaccttcatATTGCCTGTGGTTGTATGCCTCCATGTCTAGCTTGTCTCATTTCTTACATGATCACTCTTCTCCAGACAGGCTGGTATTATTCTCAATCAATCTTTGTTCCTTTGAGATTaaacatgtttgtttatttatttataagcagagagtgagaggaagcaATTGGGTGTggggaatgggcccaccagggcaaCTTACcactaacaaactccagaggcatgcctcccactttatgcatctgttttTAGACGGGTACTAGAGATTTGAAcggggccttcaggctttgcaagtgaaggaggataggaaaaagctatcttttaaaatatatattatttatttatttatttgagagagagaatgggagagaatgggcgctccagtgcctccagtcacttcagacaaactccagctgcatgtgcccccttgtgcatctggcttacatgggtcctggagagtcgatccaggatcctttggctttacaggcaaatccttaatggctaagccatctctgcagcccaaaagctcacttttttttttttttctaggtagggtctcactctgatccaggctgacctggaattcactatgtagtctcagtgtggcctcgaactcacggcgatcctcctatctctgcctccccagtgctgggattaaaggtgtgcaccaccacgcctggctaaaagctCGCTTTTAAAAGGCAGTTTCAATTAGAGGTTGAGGCTtaaagagagaaccaggagataccaccccacatgccatctagtgaactcttggcagaaagtgtgtgatggagctgggcgtgatggcgcacgcccttcatctcagcactcgggaggcagaggtaggaggatcgccatgaggtcgaggccaccctgagactacagagtgaattccagtcagtctggaccagagtgaaaccccaccttgaacaccccccaccaaaaaaaaaaaaaaaaaaaaaaagaaaaagaaaaacagaaagtgtCTGATGGAGGCTGAACTACAGCACCAGATGCTACCCACAGTCCAGCAGGCTACCTAGACAGACagctggtgggggggggctggCCTACGAACTAATGGGGTCTCCCCCTTGCCTATGCAGGCTGCCATCTTCTTCAGTTTGCTAGCTCTGCCCAGCTCTGTCAgctcctctatttcttttggcTCCAtgtctctgctctgcctctcttGGTTTGGGCCCCAGGGGCAGTCTGGTTAGGCTAGGCTGGGtgagggcaggggtggggagggtgggcatATATATGATTTTCCTCTGCTCTCTGATCTACCACATGGATGCTTTTCCTAACTATAGGCTTGCTACCTGTGTCGTTTCCTTAAACTAGGGGTAACGTTGAGCcgtcttcattactcatttctcctctgaatctcttggcCTCTGCCCTGTCATTTTTCCTTGGGCCTCACCGTTTGTCCTCTCAACTTCTCTGAAAACACATGGCAAATGCTCCTCGTTTCTACTTTCTACGTCTACAACTACTTTTACCTTTCAGAATTTTGAAATCCAAAACTGGCATAATAATTCATCTGAACTGTTCATCACCCTCATACATGCGCtctgtgtcttttaaaaaatatttcattattttattttatttatttgttattataagagagagagacagaatgagaatggatacaccatggcatgtagccactgaaaatgaaatctagatgcatgtgttaccatgtgcatctgtcttacatgggtactgaggaattgaacctgggtccttaggctttgcaggcaagtaccttaaccgctagaCCATTTCTTTAGCTCTTGTACTGTGTCTTTGGTTTGTATAGTTTCACTTATGTTGTTTTCTTTGCTACCATCATGCTTCCTTTTCCcttattaaataaaatgtctCTACTATAAAGTCTCCTTGCCACTTTCATAACAACACTGCAGTCTACCTCGCTCATGGGGGTGATCCACATTCCTACCTGTAAGCCACACTTGTTCTGATTTACTTATAATTATCATATTCAGAACGCCAGTGGTTATGCATTTTCTCCTCTACTAAGTTGAATTGCTTCACGAATTAGTCATACTTAATGTCAGGAAAATGATTTAAGTAAGCctaatatattttctaattatttataaaaatgcaaaaattcagctgaagaaagagaaataatagcTATTCCCCCAACTGCAAGCTGATCTCAAATTGTATCATAGTTCCTGTTTTTTAGTCACTATTGAAAGCTGAAGTACTCTGACCACATGAACAGAGACTTTCCCACTTGGGTGGATTTCAAATAAACGGGAAACACATTAGCAGAAATCTGGCGTGAGGGCCTGGTCTCATGAAATGTTAGGTCCCAGGGTTTGAGCTCTTTCCTACTGGCTGAATCTTTGCAAGTGTGCCCATCATGTTCTGTTACCTAGCTAGTTGATGATAGTAGATCCAAAACCACATACAGACCAGATGAAAACCAAATGCCATAAAATTAAAAGTTGTTGTAACAAAATCTCTCTGACAAACAGCTGTCAGTGGCAAGATTACACACAAGAGGACAATGAAGAAGGCTGAACTAAATATCTGAGGACTAGTTTCCTTTCCATTCCAAATACAGATTGTTTTTGCCCTTGGAAAAGTTGGGTAATTGCAGAATATAGttgcatcaaaataaatctgGACGCAGTTTCTCCCTATTAAGCTTCATGTAGTCTGACTAAGCTCTCTGTTGTCAAAGACTCCATgaaattttgtattattttctgtTCTTAGAATGACCATGAACTTCCTAAAATTAAATACAGAATGCTACTAAGAGCTACCTAGTTTGTGATGGTCTAAATTTTCTGGTAATTATTCTTCCCTTTAAATACTTTGGCAAGCATTTATCCTGTCTCATGGACCACACTTCAATTGGTGCTTCTTGGTTTTTCTTCCAGGTACCTCAAAGATAtcagtatctttcttttttttcaaaaaaaattattcattcacttgtaagaggagggaagaaagagagagagaggatgagacagagagaaggagtgggcactccagagcctcttgccactgcaaacagctccagatgcatgtgccacttggtgcatcttgctttatgtgagtactggggggaAATTAAGTCAggtcttcaggttttgcaagcaggctcctttaaccacttagttatctctccagtccagaaaatACTTTCTTTAAAGCTGATCAGTAGAAAAACATTTTGCCAGAGTGG
The nucleotide sequence above comes from Jaculus jaculus isolate mJacJac1 chromosome 7, mJacJac1.mat.Y.cur, whole genome shotgun sequence. Encoded proteins:
- the LOC101593510 gene encoding RNA exonuclease 1 homolog; the encoded protein is MAMSWFPQAYQGVRKALVQHPIPDLLLPCYQQDGLLGPPPATTCLLSPEPFVFLQVVKSLGPSQGLSFAATWTWATTDSNGRRRPAGLRQPPRPRAHFQMPSPGHSPTTSAAGEKRRIAHVPRPDTGAKRTLTTSGAGDGGGSPKSGRGRGKDQQHPSPGTSGTMTCKTPSAPKEQTVPSVVASVSTGTCKKPTPTATSELKAKVPAFIRQRYLGLFVEECLQFSSSRGEAVEKAQAEERMAYDRSPNKSIYVKAVVETLGKLKGFTPSVVPGLNKATLYSRLQGYVLTEDQLKEHGYPFEHPRQRGDAVLFQSRSRCSPSSSSRTCCRCGAQYPVSSSGHCLSTEPCVYHWGKLFTHAVLGGWKKQYTCCSAPVGVSGCQVARQHVQDGRKDDLRGFVATSGRRSREPRELAHAGIYALDCEMSYTTVGLELTRVTVVDTELRVLYDTFVRPDNDIVDYNTKFSGVTEADLALTETRLRDVQAALLSLFSADTILIGHSLESDLLALKLIHRRVVDTAVLFPHRRGLPYKRSLRSLISQFLGQEIQASGAGHDPSEDAGACMRLVMWKILEDSKSGGPGDCSPPSPALPREPSG